In a genomic window of Pseudomonas putida:
- a CDS encoding YgaP family membrane protein, producing MSELKRVERIESTPFQSPSEQNVQGWERLGSLAGGVVMVGKGLRRGGIFGLIQVAIGGVALARGITGHSSAKSLLEKSRQDMNNVRAKIQRAGEELSQLKANAEAATKTATVTGNDSLKSPKAGV from the coding sequence ATGAGCGAACTCAAACGCGTAGAACGCATCGAATCCACCCCATTCCAGAGCCCTTCCGAACAGAACGTTCAGGGCTGGGAACGCCTGGGCTCCCTGGCCGGCGGCGTGGTCATGGTCGGCAAGGGCTTGCGGCGTGGCGGTATCTTCGGCCTGATTCAGGTGGCCATCGGCGGCGTCGCACTGGCCCGGGGCATCACCGGCCATAGCTCGGCGAAAAGCCTGTTGGAAAAAAGCCGTCAGGACATGAACAACGTAAGGGCGAAGATTCAGCGGGCGGGTGAGGAACTTAGCCAGTTGAAGGCCAATGCCGAAGCAGCGACCAAGACCGCGACGGTAACCGGCAATGATTCGTTGAAATCGCCGAAGGCCGGGGTTTGA
- a CDS encoding YcgL domain-containing protein, whose protein sequence is MKRICSIYRSSKKNEMYLYVLKSDALERVPEPLLAAFGKAIHAFDLVLTPERKLSREDIGVVLENLENQGYHLQMPPAEEEYIEHLPEELLRRNDPV, encoded by the coding sequence TTGAAACGTATTTGCTCCATCTATCGCAGTTCGAAGAAAAACGAGATGTACCTCTATGTGCTCAAGAGCGACGCACTGGAGCGCGTACCGGAACCTCTGCTGGCCGCTTTCGGCAAGGCGATCCACGCATTCGATCTGGTGTTGACCCCCGAGCGCAAACTCTCGCGCGAAGACATCGGCGTCGTGCTGGAGAACCTCGAAAATCAGGGTTACCACCTGCAAATGCCGCCAGCCGAAGAGGAATACATCGAGCACTTGCCTGAAGAGTTGCTGCGACGCAACGATCCGGTTTGA
- a CDS encoding LysR substrate-binding domain-containing protein has translation MNRNELRKADINLMVVFETLMLERNVTKVANKLFLGQPTISSALNRLRTMFNDPLFIRVGHRMEPTARAEEIFRHLSPALDSLSVALSLTHDFDPGNSTMTFRIGMSDDVEYGLLPPLLHALRQEAPKLVFVVQNVDHWRIPDLLASGDITVGISQTRGLPANAKRKLLRHIYPSVLRADASDTPLTLDEYCSRPHVLVSHIANVSGFADEWLAQIGRSRQVVLSVPQYSSLPALLAGTDLIASLPDYTAEAMAVSGQLFKEGFPFKTPTLELSMVWLSHVDSDPAERWLRSRIETFMGERNLLSLPQ, from the coding sequence ATGAACCGCAACGAACTACGCAAGGCCGACATCAATCTGATGGTGGTGTTTGAAACGCTGATGCTCGAGCGCAACGTCACCAAGGTGGCAAACAAGTTGTTTCTCGGCCAGCCCACCATCAGTTCGGCGCTCAACCGCTTGCGTACGATGTTCAACGATCCGTTGTTCATTCGCGTCGGTCATCGCATGGAGCCCACCGCACGGGCCGAAGAGATCTTTCGACACTTGTCGCCAGCACTGGATTCATTGTCGGTGGCCCTGAGCCTGACCCACGATTTCGACCCCGGCAACAGCACCATGACCTTCCGTATCGGCATGTCTGATGACGTCGAATACGGACTGCTGCCGCCGCTGCTGCACGCGCTGCGGCAGGAAGCGCCGAAGTTAGTGTTCGTGGTGCAGAACGTCGATCACTGGCGGATACCCGATCTCCTGGCTTCCGGCGATATCACCGTCGGCATTTCCCAGACCCGCGGTCTGCCAGCCAATGCCAAGCGCAAGCTGTTACGACACATCTATCCCAGCGTGCTGCGTGCGGACGCCTCGGACACGCCGCTGACCCTCGACGAATACTGCTCGCGTCCCCATGTATTGGTCTCCCACATTGCCAACGTCAGCGGGTTCGCCGATGAATGGCTGGCGCAGATTGGTCGTTCGCGTCAGGTGGTGCTATCGGTGCCGCAGTACAGTTCGTTGCCTGCGTTGCTGGCCGGTACCGATCTGATTGCCAGCCTGCCGGATTACACCGCCGAAGCCATGGCGGTGTCCGGTCAACTGTTCAAGGAGGGTTTCCCGTTCAAGACCCCGACGCTGGAGCTGTCGATGGTTTGGCTCAGTCACGTCGACAGCGATCCGGCCGAGCGCTGGCTGCGCTCACGAATCGAAACGTTCATGGGCGAGCGCAATCTGTTGTCGCTACCCCAGTAA
- a CDS encoding RNA methyltransferase: MADKRYSCIGLYNPKSPENVGSVMRAAGCYGVASVFYTGKRYERAADFVTDTKRVHYDIPLIGIDDLKKILPLNCVPVAVELVEGARPLPEYTHPDRALYIFGPEDGSLDKEIRDWCEDVVYIPTTGCMNLAATVNVVLYDRMAKGLNTRSGPKFR; the protein is encoded by the coding sequence GTGGCAGACAAACGGTACAGCTGCATTGGTTTGTACAACCCAAAATCACCGGAAAACGTCGGCTCCGTAATGCGCGCCGCTGGCTGCTATGGCGTGGCGTCGGTGTTCTACACCGGCAAGCGCTATGAACGCGCCGCCGACTTCGTCACCGACACCAAGCGCGTGCACTACGACATCCCGCTGATCGGCATCGACGACCTGAAAAAGATCCTGCCCCTCAACTGCGTACCGGTTGCCGTGGAGCTGGTCGAAGGCGCCCGCCCGTTGCCCGAGTACACCCACCCGGACCGTGCGCTGTACATCTTCGGCCCGGAAGACGGCTCGCTGGACAAAGAGATCCGCGACTGGTGCGAAGACGTGGTCTATATCCCCACCACCGGTTGCATGAACCTGGCCGCCACGGTCAACGTCGTGCTCTATGACCGCATGGCCAAGGGCCTCAACACCCGCTCGGGTCCGAAATTCCGCTGA
- a CDS encoding spermidine synthase, with protein sequence MKRFVLLDTTPIPENGGALCLFEYGEDFVIKIQGGDGGQLMNTRMHGSEDALAEIPCRKVAGRPNSRVLIGGLGMGFTLASALKHLGKNAEVVVAELVPGVVEWNRGPLGEKAGNPLLDPRTVIRLEDVAKVLQAEPQGFDAIMLDVDNGPEGLTQRANSWLYSAGGLSACAKALRPKGVLAVWSASADKQFSDKLKKAGFKAEEVQVFAHGNRGTRHTIWIAEKLKG encoded by the coding sequence ATGAAACGTTTCGTTCTGCTCGACACCACCCCTATTCCCGAGAACGGCGGTGCCCTGTGCCTGTTCGAATACGGTGAGGATTTCGTCATCAAGATCCAGGGCGGCGACGGCGGGCAACTGATGAACACCCGCATGCACGGCTCAGAAGATGCCCTGGCCGAGATCCCCTGCCGCAAGGTCGCCGGACGCCCGAATTCGCGGGTGCTGATCGGCGGCCTGGGCATGGGCTTCACGCTTGCTTCGGCGCTCAAGCACCTGGGCAAGAACGCTGAAGTGGTAGTCGCTGAACTGGTGCCCGGTGTTGTGGAGTGGAATAGAGGACCGCTGGGTGAGAAAGCAGGGAACCCGTTGCTTGATCCGCGCACCGTCATCCGCCTGGAAGACGTGGCCAAAGTGTTGCAAGCCGAGCCGCAGGGTTTCGACGCGATCATGCTCGATGTCGACAATGGCCCCGAAGGCCTGACCCAGAGGGCCAACAGCTGGCTCTACTCCGCCGGTGGCCTGAGCGCCTGCGCCAAGGCCCTGCGACCAAAGGGCGTACTGGCGGTCTGGTCAGCCAGCGCCGACAAACAGTTTTCCGACAAACTGAAAAAAGCCGGGTTCAAGGCCGAGGAAGTACAGGTGTTCGCCCACGGCAACCGGGGCACCCGCCACACCATCTGGATTGCCGAGAAGCTCAAGGGCTGA
- a CDS encoding phosphoethanolamine transferase — protein MLKIKAVRPEWVTLIASAFLLTAFNFVLWQHLFEITAADGKGVVMRVAFGAMILAAFNIVLTLLAFRPVMKPVLTLLFMVSAGVAYFMSQYGVLIDAGMFRNFAETNATEVRDLLSLKLFAYILLLGVLPSWLLWKTPIDFRRWHRELLSKVLVTIASVAVIGGVALVNYQGLSSLFRNHHELRLMVVPSNYIGASFGYLREQVASAHQPFVKIGEDAQRNPALQSRTRKSLTVLVVGESARAENFGILGYNRDTTPKLNKEAGLIAFTDVHSCGTETAVSVPCMFSNMGRKDYNASKAKNEEGLLDVLKRAGLDVIWRDNQSGCKGTCDRVTLQDVSNLKDPALCANSECRDEILLQGLQHFIDNLNKDTVLVLHQMGSHGPEYFKRYPKEYEHFTPVCESNALNNCSRESIVNGYDNTLVYTDHVLSSLIDILRSNQGKVDTAMLYLSDHGESLGEYNLFLHGTPYMLAPEQQKHVAMLAWFSDNYQKSYSVDTHCLQLNREKPLSQDNLFHSMLGLLEVNSKVYNQDLDMFAGCRGPVIDGVLARD, from the coding sequence ATGTTGAAGATTAAAGCCGTGCGCCCGGAGTGGGTGACACTGATTGCCAGCGCCTTTTTATTGACTGCCTTCAATTTTGTGTTGTGGCAGCACCTGTTCGAAATCACTGCAGCTGACGGAAAGGGCGTGGTGATGCGCGTGGCCTTCGGCGCAATGATCCTGGCGGCCTTCAATATAGTGTTGACGTTGCTGGCGTTCCGTCCTGTCATGAAGCCGGTCTTGACCCTGCTGTTCATGGTCAGCGCCGGCGTGGCGTACTTCATGAGCCAATACGGCGTATTGATCGACGCAGGCATGTTCCGCAATTTCGCCGAAACCAATGCCACGGAAGTGCGCGATTTACTCTCGTTGAAGTTGTTTGCCTATATTTTGTTATTGGGTGTTTTGCCGTCCTGGTTATTGTGGAAAACACCGATTGATTTCCGCCGCTGGCACCGCGAACTATTAAGTAAAGTCCTGGTGACTATTGCGTCGGTTGCAGTTATTGGCGGGGTGGCCCTGGTTAACTATCAGGGCCTTTCATCGTTATTTCGCAATCACCATGAATTGCGCCTGATGGTCGTGCCCAGCAATTACATCGGCGCCTCGTTCGGTTATCTGCGTGAACAGGTAGCGTCCGCGCATCAGCCTTTTGTCAAAATCGGCGAAGACGCCCAGCGCAACCCGGCTTTGCAATCACGCACCCGTAAATCCCTGACAGTGCTTGTGGTCGGGGAAAGTGCACGGGCGGAGAACTTTGGCATTCTCGGTTACAACCGTGACACCACGCCAAAACTGAACAAGGAAGCCGGCCTGATCGCATTCACCGATGTGCACTCCTGTGGCACGGAGACTGCCGTGTCCGTGCCCTGCATGTTCTCCAACATGGGGCGCAAGGATTACAACGCCAGCAAGGCGAAGAATGAAGAAGGTTTGCTCGATGTGCTCAAGCGCGCAGGCCTTGATGTTATCTGGCGCGATAACCAGTCAGGCTGCAAAGGTACTTGCGATCGTGTCACTCTCCAGGATGTCAGCAACCTGAAAGATCCCGCCTTGTGCGCCAATAGCGAATGCCGCGATGAAATCCTGCTGCAAGGCCTGCAGCATTTCATCGATAACCTGAATAAAGACACCGTATTGGTATTGCACCAGATGGGCAGTCACGGTCCTGAATACTTCAAGCGCTACCCGAAAGAGTACGAACACTTCACCCCTGTCTGTGAAAGTAATGCGCTGAACAATTGCAGTCGCGAAAGCATCGTCAATGGCTACGACAACACCCTGGTCTACACCGACCATGTGTTGTCGAGCCTGATCGATATCTTGCGCAGCAATCAGGGCAAGGTGGATACCGCGATGCTGTACCTGTCGGACCACGGCGAGTCCCTGGGTGAATACAACCTGTTCCTGCATGGCACGCCTTACATGCTGGCGCCGGAACAACAGAAGCACGTGGCCATGCTGGCCTGGTTCTCCGACAACTATCAGAAGTCGTACTCGGTGGACACCCACTGCCTGCAATTGAACCGTGAAAAGCCGCTGAGCCAGGACAACCTGTTCCATTCAATGCTGGGTCTGCTGGAGGTCAACAGCAAGGTTTACAACCAGGATCTGGACATGTTTGCCGGATGTCGCGGGCCGGTGATCGACGGCGTGCTGGCCAGGGACTGA
- a CDS encoding nitroreductase family protein — MSANPRIADYAIHPQFTDRWSPRAFTGEAIPVETLLSFFEAARWAPSAYNSQPWRFLYARRDTPNWERYLGLLNEFNRSWAQHASALVIVISKTTFAVPGATEETPALWHTFDTGSAWGHLALQASISGWHTHGMAGFDQELTRKTLNIPEGYALHAAVAIGKLGDKATLAEYLQAREEPSPRRPLSELAAEGDFSL, encoded by the coding sequence ATGAGTGCAAACCCGCGCATTGCCGATTACGCCATCCACCCTCAATTCACCGATCGCTGGTCGCCTCGCGCCTTCACCGGCGAAGCCATTCCCGTCGAGACCCTGCTGAGCTTTTTCGAAGCCGCGCGCTGGGCGCCATCGGCGTACAACTCGCAGCCGTGGCGCTTTCTTTATGCCCGCCGTGACACGCCAAACTGGGAGCGTTACCTGGGTTTGCTGAACGAGTTCAACCGCAGCTGGGCGCAACACGCCTCGGCCCTGGTGATCGTGATCTCGAAAACCACCTTCGCCGTACCCGGCGCCACCGAAGAAACCCCGGCCCTGTGGCATACCTTCGACACCGGTTCCGCCTGGGGTCACCTCGCGCTGCAAGCGAGCATCAGCGGCTGGCACACCCACGGCATGGCTGGTTTCGACCAGGAACTGACCCGCAAGACCCTGAACATTCCCGAGGGTTACGCCCTGCACGCCGCCGTGGCGATCGGCAAACTGGGGGACAAGGCGACGCTGGCCGAGTATCTGCAGGCGCGTGAAGAACCTAGCCCGCGTCGTCCGTTGAGCGAGCTGGCTGCCGAAGGGGATTTCTCTCTCTAA
- a CDS encoding YajD family HNH nuclease, with the protein MSSSTPTNTSKLDRILADNQRDKEMGYRDKALKMYPHVCGRCAREFSGKRLSELTVHHRDHNHDNNPQDGSNWELLCLYCHDNEHSRYTDQQYFGEGSLSTPKIAKATHNPFAALAGLMKKDE; encoded by the coding sequence ATGAGTTCGTCCACCCCAACCAACACGTCGAAGCTGGATCGCATCCTCGCCGACAACCAGCGCGACAAGGAAATGGGCTACCGCGACAAGGCCCTGAAAATGTACCCCCACGTGTGCGGCCGCTGTGCCCGGGAATTCTCCGGCAAGCGCCTGAGCGAACTGACGGTGCACCACCGAGATCACAACCACGACAACAACCCCCAGGACGGTTCGAACTGGGAGTTGCTGTGCCTGTACTGCCATGACAACGAGCACTCGCGCTATACCGACCAGCAGTACTTTGGCGAGGGCTCGCTGAGCACGCCGAAGATTGCCAAGGCGACGCATAATCCGTTTGCTGCGTTGGCTGGCTTGATGAAGAAAGACGAATAA
- a CDS encoding YcgN family cysteine cluster protein, translating into MAAKVEPFWIRKTLDQLDQEEWESLCDGCGLCCLQKLEDEDDNSVYYTRIACKLLDLKTCQCTDYPNRRDSVPDCIQLTPGKADEFKWLPPTCGYRLVSEGKDLPLWHHLVCGDRDAVHHERISQSGRMLAEGSVPEEDWEDHLIFRAG; encoded by the coding sequence ATGGCCGCCAAAGTCGAACCGTTCTGGATACGTAAAACCCTCGATCAACTCGATCAGGAGGAATGGGAGTCGCTGTGCGATGGCTGCGGTCTGTGCTGCCTGCAAAAGCTCGAAGACGAAGACGACAACAGCGTTTATTACACGCGTATCGCCTGCAAGCTGCTGGACCTGAAAACCTGCCAGTGCACCGACTATCCGAACCGCCGCGACTCGGTGCCCGACTGCATCCAGCTGACGCCAGGCAAGGCCGATGAATTCAAATGGCTGCCGCCGACCTGCGGTTATCGCCTGGTCAGCGAGGGCAAGGACTTGCCGCTATGGCATCACCTGGTTTGCGGTGATCGCGATGCCGTGCATCACGAACGAATTTCCCAGTCCGGGCGTATGCTCGCCGAAGGCAGCGTGCCGGAAGAGGATTGGGAAGACCATCTGATCTTCCGTGCGGGCTGA
- a CDS encoding class I SAM-dependent methyltransferase has translation MSTQSLTAIELEFARRYDQEHARVCLQPRVQGLSGRLAFWREQQLVRHALRVAGEPGLILDVACGVGRLWPVLAEHANRVILATDPSQDILDHARTHHPQSLLKRVRTFQSSAFTIGLSENAVDSIFCMHLFQHLANPEHRLAILGEFHRVSRDSVIVAVQVEGRFKARSTGVEGLAVDSMVSKGEIEAEFRQAGFRVLGHQDFLPVCSPMRVYVLCKIG, from the coding sequence ATGTCCACCCAGTCTCTCACCGCCATTGAGCTTGAGTTTGCCCGGCGCTACGACCAGGAGCACGCCCGCGTCTGTCTGCAGCCACGGGTACAGGGCCTGAGCGGGCGCCTGGCGTTCTGGCGCGAGCAGCAGCTGGTGCGTCATGCGTTGAGGGTCGCGGGTGAGCCGGGGTTGATCCTCGATGTGGCATGCGGAGTGGGGCGTCTGTGGCCCGTGCTGGCCGAGCACGCCAATCGGGTCATTCTCGCCACCGATCCTTCCCAGGACATCCTCGATCATGCCCGGACCCATCATCCCCAAAGCCTGTTGAAGCGGGTCAGGACCTTTCAAAGTTCGGCCTTTACCATCGGGCTGTCGGAAAATGCGGTGGACAGCATTTTCTGCATGCACCTGTTCCAGCATCTGGCCAACCCCGAACATCGCCTTGCGATACTCGGCGAGTTTCACCGGGTCAGTCGCGATTCGGTGATCGTGGCGGTACAGGTCGAAGGTCGTTTCAAGGCTCGGAGTACAGGTGTTGAAGGCCTTGCAGTCGATTCGATGGTGAGCAAGGGCGAGATAGAGGCCGAATTCAGGCAAGCCGGTTTCCGTGTGCTCGGCCATCAGGACTTCCTGCCCGTGTGTTCGCCGATGCGGGTCTACGTGCTTTGTAAGATCGGATAG
- a CDS encoding D-2-hydroxyacid dehydrogenase has translation MRVLIAEHDHPVYTQLLREAAPDLEVLTSGDSAELSRQAAECSIWLGQPDLLATLLRQGHQPQWMQSTWAGITPLLVEGLPRNYRLTRAVGIFGQVMAEYVLTYMLGHEREVLARLVSQVERKWDSRHGQSLAGRKVLIVGTGDIGQTVAQFLVPFGVELYGVASEARVQAPFVEVGSLSDLPRLVGQVDYVVNLLPNTPSTHDIYDAALFKQFKPTGLFINAGRGVAVVDADLVEALKEGHLAGAVIDVCRQEPLPQRHPFWTAWGLLLTGHSSAPTSPSLMTKLFVENLRAWQAGEALRGEVDFNRGY, from the coding sequence ATGCGCGTTCTGATTGCCGAACACGACCACCCTGTTTACACCCAGCTATTGCGTGAAGCCGCGCCGGACCTTGAGGTACTGACCAGCGGTGACTCCGCCGAACTGTCCCGTCAGGCCGCCGAGTGTTCGATCTGGCTCGGCCAGCCCGACCTGCTGGCGACGCTGTTGCGTCAAGGCCACCAACCGCAATGGATGCAGTCGACCTGGGCAGGCATCACGCCATTGCTCGTCGAGGGTTTGCCACGCAACTATCGGCTGACCCGGGCGGTGGGGATTTTTGGTCAGGTCATGGCCGAATACGTGCTCACCTACATGCTCGGTCATGAACGTGAAGTGCTGGCGCGACTGGTCAGCCAGGTCGAGCGCAAGTGGGACAGTCGCCACGGCCAGAGCCTGGCGGGGCGCAAGGTGCTGATCGTCGGTACCGGTGACATCGGCCAGACCGTGGCGCAGTTCCTGGTGCCCTTCGGTGTGGAGTTGTACGGCGTCGCCAGCGAGGCCCGGGTGCAAGCACCGTTTGTCGAAGTCGGTTCACTCAGCGATTTACCCCGGCTGGTGGGACAGGTGGATTACGTAGTCAATCTGCTGCCAAACACCCCGAGCACCCACGATATCTACGATGCAGCGCTGTTCAAGCAGTTCAAGCCGACGGGATTGTTCATCAACGCCGGACGCGGCGTGGCGGTGGTTGATGCGGATCTGGTGGAGGCCTTGAAAGAAGGGCATCTGGCGGGTGCGGTGATCGATGTCTGCCGCCAGGAACCGCTGCCTCAGCGCCATCCTTTCTGGACGGCCTGGGGTTTGCTGCTGACAGGTCACAGCTCGGCCCCGACTTCGCCGTCATTGATGACAAAGCTGTTTGTCGAGAACCTGCGGGCCTGGCAGGCGGGCGAGGCATTGCGCGGGGAAGTGGACTTCAATCGCGGGTATTGA
- a CDS encoding MBL fold metallo-hydrolase, which yields MRFAVLGSGSQGNGTLVASADTYVLVDCGFSLRETEKRLLRLGVNPAQLSAILVTHEHADHVHGVGLLSRRYNLPVYLSRGTLREMRKPVEPTGFLADGQQLQIGNLSIGVIAVAHDAQEPTQYVFSDGERRFGLLTDLGSYCNKVLEAYRDLDALMIEANHCRDMLARGHYPYFLKQRVGGELGHLNNHQAAFLVAELGWQGLQHLVLAHLSSKNNLPRLARQCFVDTLGCDPDWLQLADQDSGLDWRHIA from the coding sequence ATGCGTTTTGCCGTTCTCGGCAGCGGTAGCCAAGGGAACGGCACGCTGGTAGCCAGTGCTGATACCTATGTGCTGGTCGATTGTGGTTTCTCCCTGCGGGAAACCGAAAAACGCCTGCTGCGCCTGGGTGTGAACCCTGCGCAGTTGAGCGCGATACTCGTGACCCACGAACATGCCGACCACGTGCATGGCGTGGGTTTGCTGTCTCGGCGCTACAATTTGCCTGTCTATCTCAGTCGCGGGACCTTGCGCGAGATGCGCAAGCCTGTGGAGCCCACCGGCTTCCTGGCGGATGGTCAGCAACTGCAGATCGGCAACCTGAGCATCGGTGTCATTGCCGTGGCCCACGATGCACAGGAGCCGACGCAGTATGTATTCAGTGACGGTGAACGGCGCTTCGGCCTGTTGACCGACCTGGGTTCGTATTGCAACAAGGTACTGGAGGCATATCGGGATCTCGATGCGCTGATGATCGAGGCCAACCATTGCCGAGACATGCTGGCTCGTGGTCACTACCCGTACTTTCTCAAGCAGCGGGTGGGCGGCGAGCTAGGACATTTGAACAACCATCAGGCGGCATTCCTGGTGGCCGAGTTGGGCTGGCAAGGCCTGCAACATTTGGTCCTGGCCCATCTGAGCAGCAAGAACAACCTGCCGCGGCTGGCCCGGCAATGTTTTGTCGACACCTTGGGGTGCGACCCGGACTGGCTGCAATTGGCCGATCAAGATTCAGGGCTCGACTGGCGACACATCGCCTAG
- the rnd gene encoding ribonuclease D, with product MAIEIHWIRDNDSLGRFCAEWQQLPYVALDTEFMRVDTFYPIAGLLQVGDGTRAYLIDPLTIDNWQPLAALLENRAVVKVLHACSEDLEVLLRLTGSLPAPMFDTQLAAAYLNLGFSMGYSRLVQEVLGIDLPKGETRSDWLQRPLSETQISYAAEDAVHLAEVFLRLRPKLSDDKYAWVLEDGAELVANLRRETDPYEVYRDAKLAWKLSRAQLAVLRELCAWRETQARARDLPRNRIIREHSLWPLARTQPDNLGALAKIEDMHPRTVRQDGEFLLDLIKRSGSVSPDQWPPAVPEPLPVDAAALLKQMKAIGQSEAERLDIAPELMLRKKTLEALLKSGFPNGPYQLPDSLRGWRRELMGQALLDSLATAGEQP from the coding sequence GTGGCCATCGAAATTCACTGGATTCGCGACAACGATAGCCTTGGCCGGTTTTGCGCCGAATGGCAGCAACTGCCCTACGTTGCCCTCGACACCGAATTCATGCGGGTCGACACCTTCTATCCGATAGCCGGCCTGTTGCAGGTGGGTGATGGCACGCGCGCTTACCTGATCGATCCGCTGACCATCGACAACTGGCAGCCTCTGGCCGCGTTGCTGGAAAACAGGGCGGTGGTCAAGGTTCTGCATGCCTGCAGCGAAGACCTTGAGGTCCTGCTGCGCTTGACCGGCAGCCTGCCGGCGCCGATGTTCGACACGCAACTGGCCGCCGCTTACCTGAACCTGGGTTTTTCCATGGGCTATTCGCGACTGGTACAGGAAGTGCTCGGTATCGACCTGCCCAAGGGAGAAACCCGTTCCGACTGGCTGCAACGCCCGCTGTCCGAGACTCAAATCAGCTACGCCGCCGAAGATGCCGTGCATCTGGCGGAAGTGTTCCTACGCTTGCGTCCGAAACTTTCCGACGACAAATACGCCTGGGTTCTGGAGGATGGCGCCGAACTGGTGGCCAACCTGCGCCGTGAGACCGATCCGTACGAGGTCTATCGAGACGCCAAGCTGGCCTGGAAACTGTCCCGGGCGCAACTTGCCGTGTTGCGTGAGCTGTGCGCCTGGCGTGAAACGCAAGCACGTGCCCGTGACCTGCCGCGTAACCGGATCATTCGTGAACATTCGCTATGGCCACTGGCGCGCACCCAGCCGGATAACCTTGGCGCCCTGGCGAAAATCGAAGACATGCACCCGCGTACCGTGCGTCAGGACGGCGAATTTCTGCTTGATCTGATCAAGCGCTCTGGCAGTGTGTCGCCCGATCAGTGGCCACCCGCCGTGCCGGAGCCATTGCCGGTGGACGCTGCCGCGCTGCTCAAGCAGATGAAAGCCATCGGCCAGTCCGAGGCCGAGCGACTGGACATCGCACCAGAACTGATGCTGCGCAAGAAAACACTGGAAGCGCTGCTCAAGAGCGGCTTCCCCAATGGTCCCTACCAATTGCCTGATTCGCTGCGTGGCTGGCGCCGCGAATTGATGGGCCAGGCGCTGCTCGACAGCCTGGCCACCGCCGGAGAACAGCCTTGA
- the purC gene encoding phosphoribosylaminoimidazolesuccinocarboxamide synthase, protein MEKREELYRGKAKSVYKTDDADRLILLFRNDTSAFDGKRIEQLDRKGMVNNKFNAFIMQKLEAAGVPTQFDKLLGDNECLVKKLDMIPVECVVRNYAAGSLVKRLGVEEGMKLNPYTFELFLKDDAKGDPFINESHVVAFGWGTAEQLARMKELSLKVNEILSKLFDDAGLLLVDFKLEFGVFSDGSIVLGDEFSPDGCRLWDKDTKKKMDKDRFRQGLGDVIEAYEEVANRLGVPL, encoded by the coding sequence ATGGAAAAACGTGAAGAACTCTACCGCGGCAAAGCCAAGTCGGTTTACAAGACCGACGACGCTGACCGTCTGATCCTGCTGTTTCGCAACGACACTTCGGCGTTCGACGGCAAGCGTATCGAGCAGCTCGATCGCAAGGGTATGGTGAACAACAAGTTCAACGCCTTCATCATGCAAAAACTCGAAGCCGCCGGCGTGCCGACCCAGTTCGACAAGCTGCTGGGAGACAACGAATGCCTGGTGAAGAAGCTGGACATGATCCCGGTCGAGTGCGTCGTGCGTAACTACGCCGCCGGCAGTCTGGTCAAGCGCCTGGGCGTCGAAGAGGGCATGAAGCTCAACCCTTACACCTTCGAACTGTTCCTGAAGGACGACGCCAAGGGCGACCCGTTCATCAACGAATCCCACGTCGTGGCCTTCGGTTGGGGTACCGCCGAGCAACTGGCTCGCATGAAAGAGCTCTCGCTCAAGGTCAATGAAATCCTGAGCAAGCTGTTCGATGACGCTGGCCTGCTGCTGGTCGACTTCAAGCTCGAATTCGGCGTGTTCAGCGATGGCTCCATCGTCCTGGGCGACGAATTCAGCCCGGACGGCTGCCGTCTCTGGGACAAGGACACCAAGAAGAAGATGGACAAGGACCGCTTCCGCCAAGGCCTCGGTGACGTCATCGAAGCCTACGAAGAAGTCGCCAATCGTCTGGGCGTACCGCTTTAA
- a CDS encoding 5-carboxymethyl-2-hydroxymuconate Delta-isomerase: MPHLHLEYTANLPDLNADVALMRLNNTLVGSGQFGAEFDIKSRAVKVETFKVGTALTERAFVHVKLALLSGRSPQIKQQLSESLLAVVKELCEWPAGVEVQLCVEILDIDRESYTKTAIGV; encoded by the coding sequence ATGCCTCACCTGCACCTGGAATACACCGCCAACCTGCCGGACCTGAATGCCGATGTCGCCTTGATGCGGCTCAACAATACGCTGGTGGGGTCGGGTCAGTTCGGTGCCGAATTTGACATCAAGAGCCGGGCGGTCAAGGTCGAGACTTTCAAGGTCGGCACGGCATTGACGGAACGGGCATTCGTGCATGTGAAACTGGCGCTGTTGAGTGGGCGCTCGCCGCAGATCAAGCAGCAATTGTCCGAAAGCCTGTTGGCGGTGGTGAAGGAGTTGTGTGAGTGGCCGGCGGGTGTTGAAGTCCAGCTGTGCGTGGAGATTCTAGACATTGACCGCGAGTCGTACACCAAGACCGCCATCGGCGTTTGA